The DNA window CCCCGGTCCGCAGCCAGCCGTCCCGGAACTTCTCGGGGTCCGGCACGTCGTCGCCGACGTACCGGGCGGTCACCCAGGGCCCACGGACCTCCAGCTCGCCCACGGACGTCCCGTCGGCGGGCAGCGGCTCGCCCAGCGGGCCGACGATCCGCGCGGCCACCCCGGCCGGGACGCGGCCCTGGGTGTAGCGGTAGCGCCAGGCGTCGTCGCCGGTGGCGCCGGCCGGGGCGCGGGACACCGAGCCGAGCGGGGACATCTCGGTCATCCCCCAGGCGTGGATGACCTCGACGCCGTGCCGGTCGTGGAACGCGTGCATCAGCGCGGGCGGGCAGGCCGAGCCGCCGACGATCACCTCGGTCAGCGAGGAGGTGTCCACCTCGTGGCTGTCCAGGTAGGCCAACAGGTCGGTCCAGATGGTCGGCACCGCGCCGGCCAGCGTGGGCCGCTCGGCGGCGATCATCGCGGCGATCGGCTCGGCCTGGAGGAACCGGTCCGGCATGATCAGCGAGGCGCCGGAGAGGAACGCCGCGTAGGGCAGACCCCAGGACATGGCGTGGAACATCGGCACGATGGCCAGCTCCCGGTCCTTCGGGCCGAGCCCGAAGCCCTCCGGCATGCACACCTGGAGCGAGTGCAGGTAGATCGAACGGTGCGAGTAGGCCACACCCTTGGGGTTTCCGGTGGTCCCGGAGGTGTAGCAGAGCGCCGCCGCGTCCCGCTCGTCCACCTCCGGCCAGTCGAAGACATCCGGCCGGTCGGCCAGCAGCGCGTCCCAGTGGTGCACGGTGATCCGCTCGCCGGCCGCGGACACCAGCGGGGCCGGGTCGCCGCCGCCGACCACCACCACGTGGCGCACCGTGGTCAGCTCGCCGATCACGCGGGCGAGCAGCGGGATCAGC is part of the Micromonospora sp. WMMD980 genome and encodes:
- a CDS encoding fatty acid--CoA ligase; translated protein: MDAPLQVSRILEHGATVHGAAEVVTWTGAEPRRMTYAEVGRAAARLAHALRDECGVTGDERVATFMWNNNEHLVAYFAVPSMGAVLHTLNLRLFPDQVAYIANHAQDRVVLVDGTLIPLLARVIGELTTVRHVVVVGGGDPAPLVSAAGERITVHHWDALLADRPDVFDWPEVDERDAAALCYTSGTTGNPKGVAYSHRSIYLHSLQVCMPEGFGLGPKDRELAIVPMFHAMSWGLPYAAFLSGASLIMPDRFLQAEPIAAMIAAERPTLAGAVPTIWTDLLAYLDSHEVDTSSLTEVIVGGSACPPALMHAFHDRHGVEVIHAWGMTEMSPLGSVSRAPAGATGDDAWRYRYTQGRVPAGVAARIVGPLGEPLPADGTSVGELEVRGPWVTARYVGDDVPDPEKFRDGWLRTGDVGTLSPDGYITLTDRAKDVIKSGGEWISSVELENALMAHPAVLEACVVGVPDERWDERPLATVVVREGASVTAEELRDFLAGSVARWQLPERWAFIDAVPKTSVGKFDKKVVRSRYADGGLEVRELTAP